One part of the Actinomycetota bacterium genome encodes these proteins:
- a CDS encoding penicillin-binding protein 2 has protein sequence MNRQVRGLGIGIMVLFVALFAQVNYLQIFAADGLNNHPANTRAIVRDFSRPRGVVQTSDGVVLARSVETDNEFERLREYPEGELFAHLTGFFSFTFGGEGVERSYNAELVGRDQRFQIEKLSDLLVTRERVGDVTLTVSKRLQEVAAAQLGERKGSVVALDPRTGAILAMVDYPSYDPNRLSSHNLSEVRAAWDELNADPDKPLLPRSYRERYFPGSSFKVVTAAAALATGAATPGQPVYPVLSELPLPDAGGQTLRNFGGSSCGGNLADALRVSCNTAFAQLGLDLGAERLSGGAADFGFGKEPPIDLPFAVSSVFPEASAFAQDRPGLAKSAIGQQDVAATPLQMAMVAAAIANNGVIMTPHVLKEVRDGEGNLVETYEPSQWLRAVPSGVATAVKDMMVSVVQNGTGTAARIAGVQVGGKTGTAQTGLDTNHVWFISFAPANDPQIAVAVMLEDLPVADEATGGGLAAPIARAVIQAALGG, from the coding sequence GTGAACCGCCAGGTGAGGGGCCTCGGCATCGGCATCATGGTGCTGTTCGTGGCCCTCTTCGCCCAGGTCAACTACCTGCAGATCTTCGCGGCCGACGGCCTGAACAACCACCCGGCCAACACCCGGGCCATCGTGCGGGACTTCTCCCGCCCCCGGGGTGTGGTCCAGACCTCCGACGGGGTCGTGCTGGCCCGTTCGGTCGAGACCGACAACGAGTTCGAGCGCCTGCGGGAGTACCCCGAAGGTGAGTTGTTCGCCCACCTCACGGGGTTCTTCTCGTTCACCTTCGGCGGAGAGGGCGTCGAGCGCAGCTACAACGCCGAGCTCGTGGGCCGCGACCAGCGCTTCCAGATCGAGAAGTTGTCGGACCTGCTGGTCACCCGCGAGCGCGTCGGCGACGTGACCCTGACCGTCTCCAAGCGGCTGCAGGAGGTGGCCGCCGCCCAGCTCGGTGAACGCAAGGGCTCGGTCGTCGCCCTCGACCCCCGCACGGGCGCCATCCTCGCCATGGTCGACTACCCGTCCTACGACCCCAATCGCCTGTCGAGCCACAACCTCTCCGAGGTGCGGGCCGCGTGGGACGAGCTCAACGCCGACCCCGACAAGCCCCTGCTGCCCCGGTCCTACCGTGAGCGCTACTTCCCGGGGTCGTCGTTCAAGGTGGTCACGGCGGCGGCCGCCCTGGCCACCGGGGCGGCCACCCCGGGCCAGCCCGTCTACCCGGTGCTGTCCGAGCTGCCCCTGCCCGACGCCGGCGGCCAGACGCTGCGCAACTTCGGCGGCTCGAGCTGCGGCGGCAACCTGGCCGACGCCCTGCGGGTGTCGTGCAACACCGCCTTCGCCCAGCTCGGCCTCGACCTCGGGGCCGAGCGCCTCTCGGGCGGAGCGGCCGACTTCGGCTTCGGGAAGGAGCCTCCCATCGACCTGCCCTTCGCGGTGTCCTCGGTCTTCCCCGAGGCCAGCGCATTCGCCCAGGACCGGCCTGGCCTGGCCAAGTCGGCCATCGGCCAGCAGGACGTGGCCGCCACCCCCCTGCAGATGGCCATGGTGGCCGCCGCTATCGCCAACAACGGGGTGATCATGACTCCTCACGTGCTCAAAGAGGTTCGCGACGGCGAGGGCAACCTCGTCGAGACCTATGAGCCCAGCCAGTGGCTGCGAGCCGTCCCTTCGGGGGTGGCCACGGCCGTGAAGGACATGATGGTGAGCGTCGTGCAGAACGGCACGGGGACGGCGGCCCGCATCGCCGGCGTCCAGGTCGGGGGCAAGACGGGCACGGCCCAGACGGGGCTCGACACCAACCACGTGTGGTTCATCAGCTTCGCCCCGGCCAACGATCCTCAGATTGCCGTGGCCGTCATGCTCGAGGACCTGCCGGTAGCCGACGAGGCCACCGGCGGGGGTCTGGCCGCCCCCATCGCCCGGGCCGTGATCCAGGCGGCGTTGGGTGGCTGA